The Veillonellales bacterium genome includes the window CCGTAAAGGTTTCCATTACCTTGATAGACGGCGACAGCGGGGAAAGTCTTACCTTAGTCGGTCTTGGGAGCGGCCAGGATGCAGGGGACAAGGCGGTCATGAAAGCGGAAACGGCGGGAATTAAATACGCTTTTATGCTTAGTTTTTCTATCAGCACCAATGACGACCCGGAAGCCGATAGTAAGACGGATGAAGAAGTGTATGCATCGGATGTGGAGAAATCTAATACTGTTGCTGCCAATGATCACCTGGTATGTATCGATTGCGGTAACAAAATTACTACTGGAATCAGGAATGTCTCCATGAAAAAGTATGGCAGACCGCTATGTATGAAGTGCCAGAGAAAAGCGAAGGCGATTGCTTAAGTGTATGTTGCCCTAGGAATGCAAAAAAACATCCTAATCAGGTTGATTAGGATGTTTTTTTTTTCGATACATTGGACTTATTTTTTTAAAAGGGTTGTTAGTGCCTCTATTTTTTCAACAGGAAGTTGTTCATACTCTTTTTGAAGATAAGTTATGTGTTTTACAACAGCGTCAAAGCGTTCTTTCTCATCGCTGTTTGTAGGTGTTGTTGATGGATCAGTTTTATATAGACTATGGGTATCTTCACGATTTTGGGTAAATACATCATGAAAAATAGCCAGAAAGTTTTTACCGACGTTACGCCTTGCAGTTATATATAGCAAATACTTAGCTGATTTGTCATCGGTTAATTTTCCATAGGATGGTATGGTAGTTTTTTCCTGAAGAAAGCTTAGACTGCAATTATATAGTTTGGCTATTTTTAATAGATAGCTTTGAGAAGGGGTGGGTTTATTCATTGCTTTTGATAATGTTGACTCAGATATCCCAAAAATTTTTGCTACATCTTTTTGGTTCATGCCTAATTGATCAAGCATTTTAGTAAAGTTATTTTTATATTGGTAGTTAATCTCTGGAGTTAATAACTCTGTCTCAGAAGATATAGCTCGAATGAGGGTTAAATGATCTTCGACTTTAGGGTAAATGCTAGGAACTGAAGGGATATTTTTAATTAAGAAAAAATATGCGTGAATTAATTTTCGTAACCGTGAGTATAGCAGTCTGAGATCATTTACTTCAATTATAGAAAAAAACGGGTGTACAAATTGTAAAATATTGTAATTATTAGTATCTATGTATTTTTTTATTTTCTTATAGAGTTTCGTACGTTTGTTCAGAATACTAAAAATTTTTGGAGCCGTGTTTTCCAACAAAAGGGGGTCTATAAAGGCTGCTGTAAATAATAATTCTTCGTTAAAACAACTAGAAGAAGATAAGGCATATTTATAGGTGCATAGTTCGTTTCTAATAGTAAATAAATTTTCTTGCTTATCATTTTCAGCTTTAATAATTTTCTGGCTTTGACTTAACGGTATGGCTTGGGAACTAAAGGATAGGTCTAAATGATATTTATTTTGGAGAACGGTTATTTCTTGCATACCCTTTGCGGTTATGTAATTTGTCGGTTGCAAGTCGCTAATTTGGTCTAATAAAATTTCAATATTGTGGATCGTGTCATCAGTATAATCAAGTTGATCTTTATTGAGTTCAACTTTTAGTTTCCCTAAGAGTTTATTTTTAAAAATTATATTATCCGTAAAATTTAGTGTTTGTAACTGTTGAATCGCTTCTGATATTACTTGAAAGGATTGATTTTGGTCATTTTTAAAATTATCAAGATCGCTACCAAATTCCGTTTCTATTTTTTTCAGTTCGCTTCTTTTCTTCTCTTTTAAATCGCAAAAAGAAGAAAGATCACGGTCAGGCAGCATGAATAACAAAAATTTTTGTTCTAAAGTCAATGATTTAGGATTTAATTTTTTGAGAATATTAGGCAAACTTGGTTCGGTTTTAAAAATGTTCATTTAAACTCCTTTGATATGTATTGAGTAAAATTGAATAAAATTTTATTTTAAGTTTAGCACAATTGTATATATGCGTCCAAGTAGAAAAAGCAAGTATATTGAGTAAAATTGATGAAAGATAGTCCGGCTAAATTTTAAAAATTTGTGATTTTCTTTACGCTAAGAGCTATATATATTTATACTTGTCGGCCGACATAAATGGTTTCATCTGAATACATTGTAGACGCGATTACAGTGCTCACTAATCTTTTGATGATAAATAACATTATAGAATTATTATTATCTAAGATAGGAGTTGTGATCCAGACGGAGGGATATTATGCCTAAGAAAAAGGTTCGGAAGAAGGAACGTATAAAGTGGCGGCGGATAACAGTTAGTGTGTCCAATGACCTTTACGAGCTTCTGGAGGAAAGGTCAGCAATAGCCGGCGTATCCATGAGCAGGATGGTATTCGGCTTGCTCAAGCGCAAAAAGGTCGTGATTGTTCCCGGATTTGGGGAGTTTGTACGTGATGTACAGCAAATCTGCAGGTACTTAAATACCACCCACAATGATCCG containing:
- a CDS encoding helix-turn-helix transcriptional regulator, giving the protein MNIFKTEPSLPNILKKLNPKSLTLEQKFLLFMLPDRDLSSFCDLKEKKRSELKKIETEFGSDLDNFKNDQNQSFQVISEAIQQLQTLNFTDNIIFKNKLLGKLKVELNKDQLDYTDDTIHNIEILLDQISDLQPTNYITAKGMQEITVLQNKYHLDLSFSSQAIPLSQSQKIIKAENDKQENLFTIRNELCTYKYALSSSSCFNEELLFTAAFIDPLLLENTAPKIFSILNKRTKLYKKIKKYIDTNNYNILQFVHPFFSIIEVNDLRLLYSRLRKLIHAYFFLIKNIPSVPSIYPKVEDHLTLIRAISSETELLTPEINYQYKNNFTKMLDQLGMNQKDVAKIFGISESTLSKAMNKPTPSQSYLLKIAKLYNCSLSFLQEKTTIPSYGKLTDDKSAKYLLYITARRNVGKNFLAIFHDVFTQNREDTHSLYKTDPSTTPTNSDEKERFDAVVKHITYLQKEYEQLPVEKIEALTTLLKK